The following is a genomic window from Brevibacterium limosum.
TGCCAGCGCCGTCGTCAGGGCCTGGAACTGGGAGATGTCGCCTTCCGAACCGGCGTCCTTGCGCTTGAGGATGCCCAGATACAGCGCCGGCGCCAGCTTCGTGAACTGGAGCCCGCCGAGTCGGATGGTCAGGTAGAGACCCGTCCCCAGCAGGAGCGGGATGAGCAGGAACGGGCCCCAGACGAAGCCGCTGATCGAGGCCAAGAGTTCGGTGAGAGCGTCCATCAGGGTCACATCACTTTCCAACGTCGATCGACGACGTGACTCAAGTCATAAGCAGTACGTTTTCTGACTGTACCCCATGAATTGGCTGTAAAGATTCCGCAAGGTTGCGATCCCATATCGTTCGCGGATTCCGGTGTCGTTCGCGGATTCACCGCCCCACGGCCTCGAGCGCCGCCGCGGCGATCGAGGCCGTGTCGATGCCGTGGATCTCGTAGGCCTCGCTCACCGAGGAGGCCTGACCGAATTCCGTGACCCCGAGGTTCCGTGTGCGGTCCCCTCGCACCCCGGCCAGGAACGCCAGAGTGTGGGGGTGTCCGTCGAGGACGGTGACGAGGGGCGCCGGGTGCGCGACGGGGAACAGCTCATCGGCGATGGCCGAGCGGTGACTGGCACGGACCTGCGAACGCTCCTGGACCGACCGGAACACCTTCGACGGCGAGGTGAGGCAGACGACACCGGCGCGGACACCCATCGATTCGAGGCGATGCGCGGCCGCAATCACCTCGGTCATGATGGCCCCGGCCCCGACGAGCGTGACCTCGTCCTCTGCGGCCGGTCGGGCGGTCAGCCGGTACCCGCCGGCGATGACCTGGTCCCGGCGGTGGGCCCGCAGCAGCGGATCCTCGGGAACTGCCGCCAGCTCCTGGGCCACGGGCTTCGTCGACAGGCGGAAGTACGCGGAGTCGCCGTCCGGGTCGGCGAGTTCGCGCATGGCCTCGAGCAGGGTCCACTCGAGATCCTGGGCGAAGGCCGGTTCCCAGCTGGTCAGGCCCGGGATCTCCAAAGTCACCGAGGGCGTGTTGAACGACTGGTGCGCCCCGCCCTCCGGGGCGAGCGAGACGCCCGAGGGCGTGCCAACCATGATCGAGCGCCCGCCCGCGTAGAGGCCGAAGGTCCACGGCTCCAGGGCCCGGTTGATGAAGGGATCGTAGATCGTCGCGATCGGCAGCAGCGGCTGGCCCCAGCGCTGCCCGGTCGCGCCGAGCTCCCCGGCCAGGGAGACGAGGTTGACCTCGGCGATGCCGAGTTCGATGTGCTGACCGCTCGTTCCCTCCTGCCAGCGCAGCACCCGTTCCCGGTCGTCGGCGAACCAGTCGTGGCGGCCCGCCGGGGACCAGATTCCGGTCTTGTTGATCCATCCGCCGAGGTTCGTCGAGGTCGCGACGTCCGGCGACAGAGTGACGACCAGCCGGGCCACCTCGGGGGCGACGTGCTTGAGGTCGGAGAGGAACCGACCCAGTGCCGCCTGGGTGGAGACCTGGGGCCTGGGGGCGAAGCCGAGCTCGACGGGCACCTCGGCGACGGCGTGCGTTTCGACCGGGTTCCGAGCCAGCCGCTGAGCCGTCCTCGCGCAGAGGCGACCGGCGGGAGTGTCCGGGTCGAAGGCGACCCACGGATCGTCGAGGTCCATCCCCGAGGCGGTCGCGAGATCGCGCATCTGCGCCTCGGTCAGCTGGGCGGCGTGGTTGCCGGGGTGGCCCTCGGTGGCCAGCCCCTTGCCCTTGATCGTATAGGCGAAGACGACGGTCGGACGGTCGTCGTCGATGGCGTCGAAGGTGGAGATGAGCTGACCGAGGTCATGACCGCCGAGGTCACGGATGAGGGAGGCGAGACCGTCGCCGTCGAATCCGTCGATGACCGTGGAGAGTCCGGCCGCCTCGGTGTCGGTGAGACCCGAGAGCAGTCGGTCGTGGATCTCGGACGGATGGGCCCGCAGCAGCCGCTGGTATTCGGGATTGGGCATCGTCACGAGCCGGTCCCCCAGCGCCTGCCCGCCGGGGGCCGCGAACACGGCTTCTAATCGGCGTCCCCACGGGCAGGTGAGCACCTGCCAGCCGGCGGCGTCGAACATGCCCTGCAGCCGGCGGATCTGGACGTCGGGGATGACCCGGTCCAGGGACTGACGGTTGAGGTCGACGATCCACACGAGTTCGCCGAGGCTGCGCACCTCCGGGTCGATGATCGCCTCCCACACAGCCCCTTCGTCCATCTCCGCGTCGCCGAGCAGGGAGTAGAAGCGGCCGGCTTCCGGGGTCTCGGGAAAGCGGTCGGAGACGTAGCGGTGCGACAGCGCCGCCCAGATCGGGGCGGTCGCGCCGATGCCCACGGACCCGGTGGAGAAGTCCACCGTATCCGGGTCCTTCGTCCGTGAGGGATAGGGCTGGAGTCCTCCGCGGCTGCGCAGGGTGTCCAGATACTCCTCGCCGAGGTCGCCGATCAGATAGCTGATCGCGTGCAGGACCGGTGAGGCGTGGGGTTTGACCGAGACCCGGTCGATCGAGCGCAGCTGGGTGAACCACAGCGCCGTCATGATCCCGGTCATCGACGCCGAGGAGGACTGGTGCCCGCCGACCTTGACCCTGTCGGGGTTCGTCCGCCCCCGGTTGGCGCGGTCGATGATCGATGTCGCCAGCCACAGCACTCTCTGAGCGATCTCGTCGAGGATCTCCTCGTCGCCGGAGGCCGAGGCTCGCAGCGGACGGTCGTTCGTCCCCGGCGGGCTGACCTGCAGCGAGGTCTCGAACTGGTGGCGTTCTGTTTCCTGCGGGGCCGGTTCCTGTGCGGTGGTCATCGTCAGAAGATCGAGGAGTAGGCGTTGAGGGCGAGCTGTCCGCCGAGGTGGGCGTAGAGGACGGTCGAGTCCGATCCGATGGTGCCGTCGCCGACGAGGTCGAGCAGTCCGGCCATCGACTTGCCCTCGTAGACGGGGTCGAGGATGACGCCTTCGAGCCGTGCGGTGGTGCGGATCGCGCCCACGGTCGATTCGTCGGGGATGCCGTAGGCGGGACCTTCCCAGCCGGTGCGGACGTCGACCTCGTCGTCGGTGATCTCGCGGCCGAGTCCGATGAGGTCGGCGGTGGTGTTCGCGATGCGCTGCACCTGGTCGCGAGTCTTGTCGATCGTGGCGGAGGCGTCGATGCCGATGACTTTGCGGGGGCGGCCGCCGGCGGCTTCGAGTGCGGCGAATCCGGCGATCATTCCCGCGTGCGTCGAGCCGGTCACGGTGCACACGACGATGGTGTCGAAGAAGACGCCGAGTTCCTTCTCCTGCTCGGCGACCTCATAGGCCCAGTTCGCGAAGCCGAGTCCGCCGAACTTGTGCTCGGAGGCACCCGCCGGGATCGGGTAGGGCTTT
Proteins encoded in this region:
- a CDS encoding 1-aminocyclopropane-1-carboxylate deaminase, giving the protein MAITDFERHPLTFGPSPVHELPRLSDHLGGARVWAKREDVNSGLAFGGNKTRKLEYIVPDILASGADTLVSIGGYQSNHTRQVAAVAAHLGLKARLVQERWVDWEDPGNDKVGNIELSRIMGADVRLDSAGFDIGIRSSWENALAEVEEAGGKPYPIPAGASEHKFGGLGFANWAYEVAEQEKELGVFFDTIVVCTVTGSTHAGMIAGFAALEAAGGRPRKVIGIDASATIDKTRDQVQRIANTTADLIGLGREITDDEVDVRTGWEGPAYGIPDESTVGAIRTTARLEGVILDPVYEGKSMAGLLDLVGDGTIGSDSTVLYAHLGGQLALNAYSSIF
- a CDS encoding transketolase-like TK C-terminal-containing protein, with protein sequence MTTAQEPAPQETERHQFETSLQVSPPGTNDRPLRASASGDEEILDEIAQRVLWLATSIIDRANRGRTNPDRVKVGGHQSSSASMTGIMTALWFTQLRSIDRVSVKPHASPVLHAISYLIGDLGEEYLDTLRSRGGLQPYPSRTKDPDTVDFSTGSVGIGATAPIWAALSHRYVSDRFPETPEAGRFYSLLGDAEMDEGAVWEAIIDPEVRSLGELVWIVDLNRQSLDRVIPDVQIRRLQGMFDAAGWQVLTCPWGRRLEAVFAAPGGQALGDRLVTMPNPEYQRLLRAHPSEIHDRLLSGLTDTEAAGLSTVIDGFDGDGLASLIRDLGGHDLGQLISTFDAIDDDRPTVVFAYTIKGKGLATEGHPGNHAAQLTEAQMRDLATASGMDLDDPWVAFDPDTPAGRLCARTAQRLARNPVETHAVAEVPVELGFAPRPQVSTQAALGRFLSDLKHVAPEVARLVVTLSPDVATSTNLGGWINKTGIWSPAGRHDWFADDRERVLRWQEGTSGQHIELGIAEVNLVSLAGELGATGQRWGQPLLPIATIYDPFINRALEPWTFGLYAGGRSIMVGTPSGVSLAPEGGAHQSFNTPSVTLEIPGLTSWEPAFAQDLEWTLLEAMRELADPDGDSAYFRLSTKPVAQELAAVPEDPLLRAHRRDQVIAGGYRLTARPAAEDEVTLVGAGAIMTEVIAAAHRLESMGVRAGVVCLTSPSKVFRSVQERSQVRASHRSAIADELFPVAHPAPLVTVLDGHPHTLAFLAGVRGDRTRNLGVTEFGQASSVSEAYEIHGIDTASIAAAALEAVGR